The sequence TCGGGCGCGTCGGAGCCGTGTACCGTGTTTTCGGTGAGGCTGTCGGCCCACTGGGCGCGAATCGTACCGGGCGCGGCTTTGGCCGGGTCGGTGGCGCCCATCAGTTCGCGGTTTTTCGCGATGGCGTCTTCGCCTTCGAGCACCATCACCAAGCAGGGGCCGCGGCTCATGAAGTCCGTGAGGTGGTCGAAAAAGGGCTTGTCGCGATGGACGGCATAGAACCCTTCGGCTT comes from Candidatus Lernaella stagnicola and encodes:
- the ndk gene encoding nucleoside-diphosphate kinase, with the translated sequence MTIERTLSIIKPNAVEKDLIGRIIDRFEQNGLRVKAAKLIWLSKREAEGFYAVHRDKPFFDHLTDFMSRGPCLVMVLEGEDAIAKNRELMGATDPAKAAPGTIRAQWADSLTENTVHGSDAPETAAEEIAYFFAASEIF